The sequence CCGAGCCCGTGGTGAAGGCCGCGATCCTCGCGCCCAAGGACTACGTCGGCACGATCATGGAGCTGTGCCAGTCCAGGCGCGGGATCCTGCTGGGCATGGAGTACCTCGGCGAGGACCGGGTGGAGATCCGCTACACGATGCCGCTCGGCGAGATCGTGTTCGACTTCTTCGACAACCTCAAGAGCAAGACGGCCGGCTACGCGTCGCTCGACTACGAGCCCGCGGGGTCGCAGGAGTCCGACCTGGTGAAGGTCGACATCCTCCTGCAGGGCGAGCAGGTCGACGCCTTCAGCGCCATCGTGCACCGCGACAAGGCCTACGCGTACGGCGTGCTCATGACGGGCCGCCTGCGCGAGCTCATCCCGCGCCAGCAGTTCGAGGTGCCGATCCAGGCGGCCATCGGCGCCCGGATCATCGCCCGCGAGTCCATCCGCGCCATGCGGAAGGACGTGCTCGCCAAGTGCTACGGCGGCGACATCACCCGCAAGCGCAAGCTGCTCGAGAAGCAGAAGGAGGGCAAGAAGCGCATGAAGATGGTCGGCCGCGTCGAGGTCCCCCAGGAGGCGTTCATCGCCGCGCTCTCGGGCGACACGGAGAAGAAGGCGAAGTAGCTCGCCCCCTCACGCGCGAAGCGCCCCCTGCCTCTCGAGGCAGGGGGCGCTTCCGCGTGCAGCGACGGAGGATCAGCAGCGCGCGGGAGCCGGCCGACCGGCCGCGACCCACTGGGCGTAGCTCATCTTCACGCCGTCGGGCGCCGCGTAGCCGCGGTAGGTGATGTCGGAGGATCCGGCGGCCTTGCAGTAGCGGTCACCGGGGAAGGACTTGACGACCTGCGGGGTGGGGAATGCGCGGGCCGCCCAGTCGTCGTACGACAGCAGGTCGCCGCTGCCGTTCTGCGGGATCTCCCACACGATCGCCGGGCTCCACGCGAGCTTCCGCATGAACATGCCGGAGAACGGGTAGTTGTCCGCGGCGGCTTCCGCCAGCTCGGGGGAGCCGAGGTGGACGTACTCGGCGTAGGTCAGCTTGTGGGTGGGTGCGGTCACGGGGCCGCCGTCGCGCAGGAGCAGGGACGTGTCCACGAACACCTCCGAGGAGGAGCCGTAGCTGAACGCGTAGCCGGACTCCGGCAGGGACGTGGTGACGGGTCGCGGGGATCCGACCCGCTGCCATTCGGCGAAGGAGAGCTGCGTCGCCTCGGTACGGTCGTCGTCCCCGAAGTGGAGGTCCGCCAGCACATCAGGGGACCAGGTATACGCGTGGTATGTGACGCCTGCGGCACGCGGAGACGGGAACCCGTCCTCCTGCCACTCGACGTACGTGGCTGTCGTGATGAAGGTCTGGTTCTGGTCGGTGAGCGCCTCGACGCGCACGAGGTCGCTGCGGAAGGGCAGCGAGTAGTAGGTGATCGTGCTGGCGTCTGCGGCGCTGGCCGGGGCGGCCGTGACGGCGCCTCCGACGAGCAGGGCGCCGACTACGGCGATGGAGGTGAGCGTGCGATGCATGGTGGCCTCTCAGGAGTTGGTGCGGTGCAGGGGGACCGCGAGGCGGTCGGACCCGAGCATGACCCGGATCCCACCGCCTCGCGCGATCTGTTCGATCAGCAGCGCGTCGGCGCCGGCTTCCCGGCCGTGACCCACTGCGCGTAGCTCATCTTGAGGCCCTGCGGTGCGGCGTCGCCGCGATAGACGATGTCGGCGGATCCGGCTGCCTGGCAGTAGCGGTCGCCGCGGAAGGACGCGACGACGCGCGGGGTCGGGCGGTCGAGGTAGACCCACTCGTCGTAGTCGACGAAGCCGCGCTCACCGGTCTGGTAGTCCGGCCCGATGATCGTCGAGAGCCACGAGAGCTTCTCGTAGGAGACGTCGGGCTCGAGGTCGGCCGCGGGGGAGCCGAGGCGAGTCCATTCGCCGTAGGTCAGCTTGTGGATCGCGGCGGTGTCCGTCTGCCAGCGGACGGTGGACGCGAACAGCTCGTCCGAGCTGGCGTACTTGAAGATGAAGGTGCCCGACGCGAGCACGTCCGTGCGCGGCGACGGGAAGCCCGCTGCTCGCCATCCGGCGTAGTCGAGCTCGAGGGTGATGGTCTGGCCGGGGAGCGCGACGTCCGCGAAGATCGTCGGCGCCCACGTGTACTTGAGCGTCGTGAACGGCGCGCGGACGGGGGACGGGAAGCCGTCGGCCTGCCACTCCGCGTAGGACGCGGTCATCGGCTCCGCGTCGCCGGCGACGCGGTACAGGTCGTCCGTGAAGGGCAGGGAGTAGTAGGTCGCGCCCGAGGGCGCGGCAGCTGCGGTCGCCGCGAGGGCGGGTGCTGCGGTGAGTGTCGTCCCGAGCGCGAGCGCTCCGGCGACGATGACGGCGGCGAATGATCTGTTCATGGTGCGGGTTCCTCTTGTGCCTCCAGGTGGAGCGGTGATGGGCAGCCGGTCGGCTGCCCACCGGGTGATCAGCAGCGTGCGGGAGCGGGGAAGCCGGCCTCGCGCCACTGGGCGTAGGTGAGCTTCACGCCCTTCGGCGCGGCGATCCCGATGTAGCGGATGTCCGCCGAGCCCGCGGCCTGGCAGAACCTGTCGCCGTCGAACGACTTCACGATCTGCGGCGTGGGGCGGCCGAAGAAGTCCCACGTCTCGAAGTCCACGACGCCGATGCGTCCGGTCTGGTCGACCGGCCCGACGATGTTGGGGTTCCACGAGAGCTTGCGGAAGGCGGGCTCCGACTCGTCGTCGACGGCGGGGTAGCCGAGGTGGGCGTACTCGGCGAACGTGAGCTTGTGGACGATGAAGCTGTCGCCCAGGCCCAAGCCCTCCCACACGAAGAGCTCGTCGGAGCCCGTGTACGCGCGGACCGTGGAGTCCGCGGCGAGCTGGTCCGTCCGGGGCGTGGGGAAGCCCAGGGAGCGCCAGGTCGGGTAGTCGATCAGGGTCGTGAACGTGATGTCGTCGACGGTGACGTCCTCGTAGATGGTGTCGCCCCACGTGTACTTGATGTACTCGGTGGCGGCCGGGCGGGGCGTCGGGAAGCCATCCGCCTTCCACTCGTCGTAGGTGGCCAGGTTCAGGCGTGACTGCCCATCGGCGACGTCGACCGTGAAGAGGTCGGACGAGGCGGGGATCGAGTAGTAGGTGCCGTCGCCGGGTGCGGCGTGGGCCGGCGTAGCGACGAGGGCGCTGCCGAGCACGAGGGCTCCGGCGATGGCGAGGGCGGGGATCGAGCGGTTCACGATGGCCTTCCGATGGTCGACGCGGTGGTCGGGGGGTGGTGGGAGTGGATGCGGAGGTGCGACGCAGTGGAGCGTCGGCGACCTCCGGGCCACGAGCGGACCGGGTCTACGACAGCTGAATTGACGATCTCCTGAGCCGGTCGGACCGGCCTTGGCTGAAACGTATCGGCCCGGGGGAGCCCGCAAGAGAACACCGGGTCACGGACGGATAACGCTTCTGACCGGGACTACAGCGTGCGGATGAGGGACCTGGGACGGGCGTCATCCGGATGGATGACGGGGGCCTCCGCGTCACCCCAGACCGGGGGTGCACGGCCTCCCGGGACGCACGGACCGGGCGACGCCGTCACGTCGGCACGAGGGGCGAGATCAGCAGCCGGGGACCGCGCAGCCCCGCGCCGTAGTCTTGACGTCATGCGCCGCAGCACCTACACCGCGACCGCCGTCACGTACGGCTCCATCGGCGGCACCCAGGCCGTCGACCTCATGACCTACCCGCCCGAGGGCTACCGTCCGGCCGAGGCGAGCGCCCGGCTCGGCAGCGGCGACGAGCGCTTCGAGCAGGCCGTGGCCCTGCTCATGACCTGGGGCGTCCAGCGCGGCAGCGGCATCGAGGTCACGCGCATCGAGCAGGAGGTCCCGGACGAGCCCGGCTACCAGGGGCTCGAGTTCGACGAGGACGGCGTGCCGCAGGTGCCCGTCGCGCGTCCCCGCGAGGCGCTGTACGGCGACGACGGCACGGCGTGGATCACGTCGGGCACCTCCGCCGTCCTCCGCATGCCCTTCGGCCCGTTCCATCCCGAGGCTCCCGTGCGCGTCGTCTACACGATCGACGAGGCCGACCGCGTCGGGTTCGCCTACGGCACCGTGCACGGCCACCCGCTGAGCGGCGAGGAGGCGTTCCTCGTCTCCCGCGAGCCCGACGGCAGCGTGTGGCTCACCCTCCGCGTCTTCTCCCGCCCGGCCTCGTGGCCGCTGCGGCTCGCGAGCCCCGTGCTGCGGATCGTGCAGGGCGTGTTCATGCGCCGGTACCTCAAGTCCCTGCACCCGGCGGTCGCGTCCGCCTGATCCCGGCGCGCGGACCTCAGCGCCCGGCGAGGCCGTCCAGGTAGGCCATGACCTCGTCGTGCCCGGAGGCCAGGTCCGGCACGACGACCGCGGCGTGCGCGTCCGGCGCCTGGAGCTGCGCGACGTCG is a genomic window of Clavibacter capsici containing:
- a CDS encoding DUF1990 family protein; translation: MRRSTYTATAVTYGSIGGTQAVDLMTYPPEGYRPAEASARLGSGDERFEQAVALLMTWGVQRGSGIEVTRIEQEVPDEPGYQGLEFDEDGVPQVPVARPREALYGDDGTAWITSGTSAVLRMPFGPFHPEAPVRVVYTIDEADRVGFAYGTVHGHPLSGEEAFLVSREPDGSVWLTLRVFSRPASWPLRLASPVLRIVQGVFMRRYLKSLHPAVASA